A single genomic interval of Lathyrus oleraceus cultivar Zhongwan6 chromosome 7, CAAS_Psat_ZW6_1.0, whole genome shotgun sequence harbors:
- the LOC127103248 gene encoding uncharacterized protein LOC127103248, with translation MRSFSKNKFSLCFRPVVDIDSVLESKFAAHRSMNKPEQHPKKRTVLKVIKAVVLETILNTRALHEYRYGLGCFGGLKKNYSTFKKETKASRSSLSTLSSNSSSLSSPKVILQSESLSTKVNHEKESSSGRVLLEKQNMFEFYAMCLVLISLIFTVFWGKLFGIILTSICLYFFSLLYSNYSCQKKFLKCKRYSVVCSANIDVKGHYGKCAQRKLP, from the exons ATGAGGAGTTTTTCAAAGAACAAATTCTCTCTCTGTTTTCGCCCTGTTGTTGATATAGATTCCGTGCTTGAATCCAAATTTGCTGCTCATCGCTCAATGAACAAACCCGAGCAGCATCCTAAAAAACGTACGGTTTTAAAGGTCATCAAAGCTGTGGTGTTGGAAACTATCTTG AATACAAGAGCTCTACACGAATATCGTTACGGCCTTGGTTGTTTTGGTGGGTTGAAGAAAAATTATTCGACGTTTAAAAAAGAAACCAAAGCCTCTCGATCGTCTTTGTCAACTCTATCTTCAAATAGTTCATCTCTTTCAAGTCCAAAAGTAATATTACAATCAGAGAGCTTGTCCACCAAAGTGAATCATGAGAAAGAAAGTAGCAGTGGAAGGGTACTGCTAGAGAAGCAAAATATGTTTGAGTTCTATGCTATGTGTTTGGTTCTCATAAGTTTAATATTTACTGTGTTTTGGGGGAAGCTATTTGGAATTATTTTGACATCAATATGCCTCTACTTTTTCTCTCTTTTGTACTCAAACTACAGCTGCCAAAAAAAGTTTCTAAAGTGTAAAAGATACAGTGTAGTGTGCAGTGCAAACATAGATGTAAAGGGTCATTATGGAAAGTGTGCACAAAGAAAATTACCATAA